One genomic segment of Pelagerythrobacter marensis includes these proteins:
- a CDS encoding DUF2062 domain-containing protein: MTGKPSKTFLADWLRKYMPTREGMARNKYLAPIAHRFLTPELWRFTRRSVPRGVALGLFAAFIVPVGQIFLAAFLALPARANVPVAALVTFVTNPFTLPFWLLVANKVGRFVLKVDAVTVGFANDELASGRWAFAIDAFQVAGVTAFGFVVLSVVSAAFGYVLSSVVWRMIVARKRARRLRQMEIRLDQRLGTREG; encoded by the coding sequence ATGACCGGCAAGCCTTCCAAGACCTTTCTCGCTGACTGGCTGCGCAAATACATGCCCACGCGCGAGGGGATGGCGCGCAACAAGTACCTGGCGCCGATCGCACACCGTTTTCTGACGCCCGAACTGTGGCGGTTCACCCGCCGTTCGGTCCCGCGCGGCGTTGCCCTGGGTCTGTTCGCGGCGTTCATCGTGCCGGTCGGCCAGATCTTCCTGGCGGCCTTCCTCGCCTTGCCCGCACGCGCCAATGTTCCGGTGGCGGCGCTGGTGACATTCGTGACCAATCCCTTCACCTTGCCGTTCTGGCTGCTGGTGGCGAACAAGGTTGGGCGCTTCGTGCTGAAGGTTGATGCGGTGACCGTGGGCTTTGCCAATGACGAACTGGCCAGCGGGCGCTGGGCTTTCGCGATCGATGCCTTCCAGGTTGCCGGGGTCACGGCATTCGGCTTCGTCGTCCTTTCGGTCGTTTCGGCGGCTTTCGGATATGTCCTGTCCAGCGTGGTTTGGCGGATGATCGTGGCACGCAAGCGCGCCCGCCGGCTGCGGCAGATGGAAATCAGGCTCGATCAACGTCTCGGGACGCGCGAAGGATGA
- the smpB gene encoding SsrA-binding protein SmpB translates to MARPKPATFDKQKTVAENRRARFDYHIEDKFEAGLALQGTEVKALRAGEASIAESYAEVRDGQVWLINANIPEFSHGNRFNHEPRRPRKLLLHGREIERLFGAVERKGMTLVPLSVYFNATGRAKVELALAKGKQAHDKRQTIKERDWKRDKARLLRENR, encoded by the coding sequence ATGGCCCGTCCCAAACCCGCCACCTTCGACAAGCAGAAGACCGTCGCCGAAAACCGGCGTGCGCGGTTCGATTATCATATCGAGGACAAGTTCGAAGCCGGCCTCGCGCTCCAGGGGACAGAGGTAAAGGCGCTGCGGGCGGGCGAAGCCTCGATCGCGGAAAGCTATGCCGAGGTTCGCGATGGCCAGGTCTGGCTGATCAACGCCAACATTCCCGAATTCAGCCACGGCAACCGCTTCAATCACGAACCGCGCCGGCCGCGCAAACTGCTGCTGCATGGGCGCGAGATCGAGCGGCTGTTCGGTGCGGTGGAGCGCAAGGGGATGACGCTGGTCCCGCTGTCGGTCTATTTCAACGCCACAGGGCGGGCCAAAGTGGAACTGGCGCTGGCCAAGGGCAAGCAGGCCCACGACAAACGCCAGACGATCAAGGAGCGTGACTGGAAACGCGACAAGGCGCGGCTCCTTCGCGAAAACCGCTGA